The following coding sequences are from one Hyalangium gracile window:
- a CDS encoding cbb3-type cytochrome c oxidase N-terminal domain-containing protein, translating to MSDKSAVHHVYDGIEEHDNRLPNWWLGILWATIVFGFGYWFYYHVAEIEPGLIGEYQQEAAELARRAAANGPLSDETLLALTKDGQATGSGKQLYLQNCAACHGAEGQGLIGPNLTDNAWLRGGKPVDIHKTISQGSVAKGMPAWERTLGAERVRAVTAYVLTIKGRNVPGKPPQGEPEQ from the coding sequence ATGAGTGACAAGTCAGCCGTCCATCACGTGTATGACGGCATCGAGGAGCACGACAACCGGCTGCCCAACTGGTGGCTGGGCATCCTCTGGGCGACCATCGTCTTCGGCTTCGGCTACTGGTTCTACTACCACGTGGCGGAGATCGAGCCGGGGCTGATTGGCGAGTATCAGCAGGAGGCGGCCGAGCTCGCCCGGCGGGCCGCGGCCAATGGGCCGCTCTCGGACGAGACGCTGCTGGCGCTGACGAAGGACGGGCAGGCGACAGGCAGCGGCAAGCAGCTGTACCTGCAGAACTGCGCGGCCTGTCACGGCGCCGAGGGCCAGGGGCTCATCGGCCCCAACCTGACGGACAACGCCTGGCTCCGTGGCGGCAAGCCCGTGGACATCCACAAGACGATCTCCCAGGGCTCGGTCGCCAAGGGAATGCCCGCCTGGGAGCGGACCCTGGGCGCGGAGCGCGTGCGCGCCGTCACCGCGTACGTGCTGACAATCAAGGGCCGGAACGTGCCCGGCAAGCCGCCGCAGGGCGAGCCCGAGCAGTAG
- the ccoG gene encoding cytochrome c oxidase accessory protein CcoG yields MARTEGPRVDQLSSMKADGSRLAIHPADVRGRFITRRRIVFAVLIAIYVALPLVQVGGHPAVHLDVAARRFYLFGNTFNAQDFWLVLFVLTTMGFSLLFATAALGRAWCGWACPQTVFLEGVYRPIERWIDGPRERRLRVASEPWTAARVARAVAKHGAYLAVSLALSHVALSLFVSARELAAMVREGPVGHGTAFSWSMVVTGALYFNYAWFREQLCIVLCPYGRLQSAMHDRDSLIIGYDMGRGEPRGPLLKGKAAAPAPRGDCVDCRRCIAVCPTGIDIRNGLQMECLACAQCVDACDEVMEKIDRPRGLIRYDSLNGFAGKARRVLRPRLVAYGVLLLASVTALGVSLARRTPFEANLLRMQGAPYLLEEGSVRNQFELHLVNKNPGEATFRLEVKAPEAVRVVLPQREVRLGSLESFRVPLFMTVEQGALVLPFEFTVEVGDPASGEVKRLEGRFLGPQGR; encoded by the coding sequence ATGGCGCGCACCGAGGGACCTCGGGTCGATCAGCTCTCGTCCATGAAGGCGGATGGCTCACGGCTGGCCATCCACCCGGCGGACGTGAGGGGACGCTTCATCACGCGGCGGCGGATCGTCTTCGCGGTGCTGATCGCCATCTATGTGGCGTTGCCGCTCGTGCAGGTGGGGGGACACCCGGCGGTCCACCTGGATGTGGCGGCGCGCCGCTTCTACCTGTTCGGCAACACCTTCAACGCGCAGGACTTCTGGCTCGTCCTCTTCGTGCTCACCACGATGGGGTTCTCGCTGCTGTTCGCCACGGCGGCGCTCGGGCGGGCGTGGTGCGGGTGGGCCTGTCCGCAGACGGTGTTCCTCGAGGGCGTGTACCGGCCCATCGAGCGCTGGATCGATGGCCCGCGCGAGCGGCGCTTGAGGGTGGCCTCGGAGCCGTGGACGGCGGCGAGGGTGGCTCGCGCGGTGGCGAAGCATGGCGCGTACCTGGCCGTGTCGCTGGCGCTGTCGCACGTGGCGCTCAGCCTCTTCGTCTCCGCGCGCGAGCTGGCCGCCATGGTGCGCGAGGGACCCGTGGGCCACGGCACCGCCTTCTCGTGGTCCATGGTGGTGACCGGGGCGCTGTACTTCAACTACGCGTGGTTCCGCGAGCAGCTCTGCATCGTGCTCTGCCCCTACGGGCGGCTCCAGTCCGCGATGCACGATCGGGACTCGCTCATCATCGGCTATGACATGGGCCGGGGTGAGCCTCGGGGGCCGCTCCTGAAGGGCAAGGCGGCCGCGCCGGCTCCGCGTGGGGACTGCGTGGACTGCCGCCGGTGCATCGCCGTGTGCCCCACGGGCATCGACATCCGCAACGGGCTCCAGATGGAGTGTCTCGCCTGCGCGCAGTGCGTGGACGCGTGCGACGAGGTGATGGAGAAGATCGATCGGCCACGGGGCCTCATCCGGTACGACTCGCTCAATGGCTTCGCGGGCAAGGCGCGGCGCGTCCTCCGGCCTCGGCTGGTGGCGTACGGCGTCCTGCTGCTGGCCTCCGTGACGGCGCTCGGGGTGAGCCTGGCTCGGCGCACGCCCTTCGAGGCGAACCTGCTGCGGATGCAGGGCGCGCCGTATCTCCTGGAGGAGGGCAGCGTCCGCAATCAGTTCGAGCTGCACCTGGTGAACAAGAACCCGGGCGAGGCCACCTTCCGCCTCGAGGTGAAGGCTCCCGAGGCGGTGCGCGTGGTGCTGCCCCAGCGGGAGGTGCGGCTCGGTTCGCTGGAGAGCTTCCGGGTTCCCCTCTTCATGACGGTGGAGCAGGGGGCCCTGGTGCTTCCGTTCGAGTTCACCGTGGAGGTTGGCGATCCGGCCTCCGGAGAGGTGAAGCGGCTGGAGGGACGGTTCCTGGGCCCCCAGGGCAGGTAG
- a CDS encoding AAC(3) family N-acetyltransferase — translation MAEKTTAQLVEQLHELGVRQGGVLLVHTSFKAVRPVAGGPLGLIDALRKAIGPQGTLVMPTMTDGESVFDPRSTPTEGMGITAELFWRQPGVVRSSHPGGSFAAEGPLAEEICRPQPLSPPHGPDSPVGRVHELNGQVLLLGVTHSEDTTLHLAEAIAGVPYSVSHPTVVEIDGIVRTELIAETDHCCTGFRIADEWLGARGLQRMGKVGNADARLFNARDVVTVAVEQLAADPLIFLCPPSRGCEECDLARASVR, via the coding sequence ATGGCTGAGAAGACGACGGCGCAGTTGGTGGAGCAGTTGCACGAGCTCGGTGTGCGTCAGGGGGGAGTCCTCCTCGTCCACACCTCGTTCAAGGCCGTGCGCCCCGTCGCTGGAGGTCCCCTGGGGCTGATTGACGCGCTGCGGAAGGCGATCGGCCCCCAGGGCACGCTGGTGATGCCCACGATGACCGATGGCGAGAGCGTGTTCGATCCCAGGTCCACACCGACCGAAGGCATGGGGATCACAGCCGAGCTCTTCTGGCGACAGCCGGGCGTCGTGAGGAGTAGCCATCCAGGAGGCTCGTTCGCCGCCGAAGGCCCACTCGCCGAGGAGATCTGCCGTCCTCAGCCGCTGTCTCCTCCGCACGGGCCCGATAGCCCGGTGGGCCGGGTGCATGAGCTCAATGGTCAGGTGCTGCTGCTGGGCGTGACCCACAGCGAGGATACGACGCTGCACCTGGCGGAGGCGATCGCGGGGGTGCCGTACTCGGTCTCACACCCGACAGTGGTCGAGATCGACGGGATCGTTCGTACCGAGCTGATCGCGGAGACGGACCATTGCTGCACTGGCTTCCGCATCGCGGACGAGTGGCTCGGCGCGCGTGGCCTTCAGCGGATGGGGAAGGTGGGAAACGCCGACGCGCGGCTGTTCAACGCGCGTGACGTCGTCACCGTCGCGGTGGAGCAGCTGGCGGCGGACCCGCTCATCTTCCTCTGCCCTCCGTCCAGGGGCTGCGAGGAGTGCGACCTGGCGCGCGCGAGCGTCCGGTAG
- a CDS encoding class I SAM-dependent methyltransferase — MTTSDRHAPELVLRAQQAASEVGAPYVERTHKRPLASMLADTADALIVMEAEAVSLVDAEGSLRFSPGLAHLRVKQLDAGVHEDMLLRVSGLREGERVLDCTLGLAADAQVAARLVGPSGAVTALEKSSALYLLVRYGLETLPRHPLACPIQAVYADASEYLRTLPDGAFDVVLFDPMFERQRKSSVAFQTLRRYADYAPLTRETVAEAQRVARRAVVIKGSRYSSDFKKLGLQPEPARPNATVLWARLPGFAGSPPPEARIR; from the coding sequence GTGACAACCTCCGACCGTCATGCGCCGGAGCTCGTGCTGCGCGCCCAGCAGGCTGCTTCCGAGGTGGGGGCGCCCTATGTGGAGCGCACCCACAAACGGCCGCTTGCGTCCATGCTGGCGGACACGGCCGATGCGCTCATCGTCATGGAGGCCGAAGCGGTCTCCCTGGTGGATGCGGAGGGCTCGCTGCGGTTCTCTCCTGGGCTGGCGCACCTGCGGGTGAAGCAGCTGGATGCCGGAGTGCACGAGGACATGCTCCTGCGTGTCAGCGGGCTCCGCGAGGGAGAGCGCGTCCTGGACTGCACGCTGGGCCTGGCCGCCGACGCGCAGGTGGCGGCGCGCCTCGTGGGCCCCTCGGGAGCTGTCACGGCCCTGGAGAAGAGCTCCGCTCTCTACCTGCTCGTCCGGTACGGGCTGGAGACCCTGCCCCGACACCCCCTCGCGTGCCCCATCCAGGCGGTGTACGCCGACGCCAGCGAGTACCTGCGCACGCTTCCCGACGGGGCCTTCGACGTGGTGCTCTTCGATCCGATGTTCGAGCGCCAGCGCAAGTCATCCGTGGCCTTCCAGACGCTGCGGCGCTACGCGGACTACGCGCCGCTGACTCGCGAGACGGTCGCCGAGGCCCAGCGCGTGGCCCGCAGGGCGGTGGTCATCAAGGGCTCGCGCTACTCCAGCGACTTCAAGAAGCTGGGCCTCCAGCCCGAGCCCGCCCGGCCCAACGCCACCGTGCTGTGGGCGAGGCTGCCGGGATTTGCCGGTTCTCCACCGCCGGAGGCTCGAATACGGTAG
- a CDS encoding ion transporter translates to MERTDTVSRRQVFLDLAMTVLAVLSLGPILWVELEGIRWPDPRFQWVAAIDLVFVFIFLADFLLRLARALDRKAFWRSHWYELLGLVPLYAETFSFLRIAQVLRFTRVLRLLRAVMAYRRLKTLTFLDVLFNRSKLGHVLLVAAGVVLAMATVVWMLERDSNPHLAAFSDALWWAIVTATTVGYGDITPQTGLARLVATVLMLMGIGLIGVVASTLSAAIIAIGGAEQEGSGDARPASPGAGLVDALERLAALRERGHLSEEEFQAAKRRLLE, encoded by the coding sequence ATGGAGAGGACAGACACCGTTTCGAGGCGCCAGGTGTTCCTGGATCTCGCGATGACGGTCCTGGCCGTACTGAGCCTGGGCCCGATCCTCTGGGTGGAGCTGGAGGGCATCCGCTGGCCGGACCCCCGCTTCCAGTGGGTCGCCGCCATCGACCTGGTGTTCGTGTTCATCTTCCTGGCGGACTTCCTGCTCCGGCTCGCCCGCGCGCTGGATCGCAAGGCCTTCTGGCGGTCCCACTGGTACGAGCTGCTGGGGCTCGTGCCCCTCTACGCGGAGACGTTCAGCTTCCTGCGCATCGCCCAGGTGCTCAGGTTCACCCGGGTGCTGAGACTGCTGCGCGCCGTGATGGCCTACCGGCGGCTGAAGACCCTGACCTTCCTGGACGTGCTCTTCAACCGCAGCAAGCTCGGGCACGTGCTCCTGGTGGCCGCGGGAGTGGTGCTGGCCATGGCCACGGTGGTGTGGATGCTCGAGCGGGACAGCAACCCGCACCTGGCCGCCTTCAGCGATGCGCTCTGGTGGGCCATCGTGACCGCGACCACCGTAGGCTACGGCGACATCACGCCCCAGACCGGGCTGGCGCGCCTCGTCGCCACGGTGCTGATGCTCATGGGCATCGGGCTCATCGGCGTCGTCGCCTCCACCCTCAGCGCCGCCATCATCGCCATTGGCGGGGCCGAGCAGGAGGGGAGTGGAGACGCCAGGCCCGCGTCGCCAGGAGCGGGGCTCGTCGATGCCCTGGAGCGGCTGGCTGCCCTCAGGGAGCGAGGCCACCTCTCCGAGGAGGAGTTCCAGGCCGCCAAGCGCCGCCTGCTCGAGTGA
- a CDS encoding ribonuclease H1 domain-containing protein, with amino-acid sequence MENPPILVFTDGACSGNPGPGGWGVIIVTPDGQVTELGGHESETTNNRMEMTAVGKALRHLEQTPGPVHIHTDSTYVIQGITRWAFGWSRRGWKTAEGGEVANAAYWKRLMALLAQRKQAFPAESSTVEWRYVRGHAGVPGNERVDVIAVGFSKGRHVQLYVGPLQGYGVNVLEVPEDMSLPEEKPRQREGSSKAYSYLSQVGRSVKRHATWAACERRVKGVPGARFKKTRSEQDEAQVLQDWGVTAQDVQSED; translated from the coding sequence ATGGAGAACCCCCCCATCCTGGTCTTCACTGACGGTGCATGCTCCGGCAATCCCGGTCCGGGAGGCTGGGGCGTCATCATCGTCACACCCGACGGTCAGGTGACGGAGCTGGGGGGCCACGAGTCGGAGACCACCAACAACCGGATGGAGATGACCGCCGTGGGCAAGGCGCTGCGCCATCTGGAGCAGACCCCCGGGCCTGTGCACATCCACACGGACTCCACCTACGTCATCCAGGGCATCACCCGCTGGGCCTTCGGATGGAGCCGACGCGGCTGGAAGACCGCCGAGGGTGGGGAGGTAGCCAACGCCGCGTACTGGAAGCGGCTGATGGCGCTCCTGGCCCAGCGCAAGCAGGCGTTCCCGGCCGAGTCCTCCACCGTGGAGTGGCGCTACGTCCGCGGGCATGCGGGCGTTCCGGGCAATGAGCGGGTGGACGTCATCGCCGTCGGCTTCTCCAAGGGCCGGCACGTGCAGCTCTACGTGGGGCCCTTGCAGGGGTACGGCGTCAACGTGCTCGAGGTGCCCGAGGACATGTCCCTCCCCGAGGAGAAGCCAAGGCAGCGCGAGGGCTCGAGCAAGGCCTATTCCTACCTGAGCCAGGTAGGGCGTTCCGTGAAGCGCCACGCCACCTGGGCCGCGTGCGAGCGCAGGGTGAAGGGCGTGCCAGGAGCCCGGTTCAAGAAGACGCGGAGCGAGCAGGACGAGGCCCAGGTGCTGCAGGACTGGGGTGTCACCGCTCAGGACGTCCAGTCGGAAGACTGA
- a CDS encoding protein kinase domain-containing protein, with translation MGRTGEHDSQGSWDSLPEEADWELDDGSDLNDSFLREVAKAGPRPRLRRLFPGERLGGSDGRRFEIIQRLGEGAMGQVFRAHDAELQRVVALKFLFPREELAGMGLREARAIARLDHENIIRIFDVAEWKDGPNSPPVPFLVMECLQGESLSELLLRERKLELRRTLSIMRGVAAGLAHAHEHHIVHRDLKPSNVFITRQGPVKLLDFGLAWLAPAGKTSALQELPSAGTPSHMAPEQWRGEQVDERTDIWAAGVILYELLTGELPYPYLRVDELREKVLSPVPVPSLRERNPELPWELESLLSVALAKEPARRLLSAQELREELRELEEHLEAGRGGRRSVAPQRRQVTLVSCRVAGLTALAEQLDPEDFGELEATFHRVASEVLQKHGGFIILCIGDEVLACFGYPVIKEGDSECAVRAGLELPHAVLESLRAKRPPGPPHHLAVQVGIDTDLVVLDDILPELRGRTPTIQGQAPRIAAWLARQAGPDQVVLGPSAYTLVKRAFDTVPLGARSFDGRRTLEVHRVLRARVAVIRFERTLAADGKLNPLVGRERELGLLLDAWKRARDGHGSYVLVSGEAGIGKSRLLRELRDRVLSEKPLLLRLQCWSQFSTSALHPVIETLQRLWGRPELSPQENLRALEQRLDGRGLTPVQVGLMASLVSLPVAEDAPHLRLTPQRQKEETMAALAALIVHQEWERPLLIMVEDLHWADPSTLQVLSFMSELVERMRLLVVLSARPDFRPPWGQHPHSEVIPLERLSADDTERLVQEVARGQQLPAKVVTQLVARTDGIPLFVEEMTRVILQGEPAAAIPLSLQEVLLARLDALPPRQKQLAQLCAVVGRSFSHSLLVTLTGLADTALRRDLVGLVAAGLLQPWDEEAKPGYQFRHALIQEAALQSLPRSVRRQHHLRIAQALEERPVKPTGLLAYHYLGADDEAKGLEYTLIAARTARRQYANDEAIHHYHRALEVLSHLERSPGDVVLDDTRQVMLELAHTLLQSGHYTAAIQMFEQRLQGEHADDVRAEIHVGLGRAFQEKGESDRAIQELERALKVMGHAAPRTRISLVARTAAHFGLHLLSRVFPWLLRPVPAPERALFIKQLDTLMALIRIYYFVDLSKLTWATLVALNMAERVHTEYGLSLANGYYGTVLFGAGLLRRSRRYLSQALELGRRSKDPMVEGIALNRLGIHALFADDLERAAKLEEEAIGRFRQVGEPWEVQIATMILATSHFLAARFERAEQLFREMGERGLALNAMMHQGWAHSWVPMCRYLQGEGDVARLCEEMEEGLEISVHVGDLANQCAALNHLANVYVREHRVEEAARVAVRAFDIVWKYQVLVPFLQVGLVDAAEAALFALEEGATSVPRSKLMRIVHLGIWKARILSRIYTYLKGPVLRVRARALKLRKGSAAAEPVFLEAISLLEQGPHRWELGVACFDAAVALPHQRARWLARAREVFTEIGARAELRRVQRLEGEAPEDSRGAALLH, from the coding sequence ATGGGAAGGACGGGCGAGCATGACAGCCAGGGCTCCTGGGATTCCCTTCCGGAAGAAGCGGATTGGGAGCTCGATGACGGCTCCGATCTGAATGATTCGTTCCTCAGGGAGGTGGCGAAGGCCGGCCCGAGGCCGAGGCTGCGCCGGCTGTTTCCCGGCGAGCGACTGGGCGGCTCGGATGGCCGCCGCTTCGAGATCATCCAGCGGCTGGGCGAGGGCGCCATGGGCCAGGTGTTCCGTGCCCACGATGCGGAGCTGCAGCGGGTGGTGGCCCTCAAGTTCCTCTTCCCCCGGGAGGAGCTGGCGGGCATGGGCCTGCGCGAGGCCCGGGCCATCGCGCGGCTGGATCACGAGAACATCATCCGCATCTTCGACGTGGCTGAGTGGAAGGACGGGCCGAACTCGCCTCCCGTTCCCTTCCTCGTGATGGAGTGTCTGCAGGGCGAGTCGCTCTCGGAGCTGCTGCTGCGCGAGCGCAAGCTGGAGCTGCGGCGGACGCTGAGCATCATGCGCGGGGTGGCGGCGGGCCTCGCGCACGCGCACGAGCACCACATCGTCCACCGCGACCTCAAGCCCAGCAACGTGTTCATCACCCGCCAGGGCCCGGTGAAGCTGCTCGACTTCGGGCTGGCCTGGCTGGCCCCCGCGGGCAAGACGTCCGCGCTACAGGAACTGCCCAGCGCCGGCACGCCCTCTCACATGGCGCCAGAGCAGTGGCGGGGCGAGCAGGTGGACGAGCGCACCGACATCTGGGCCGCAGGCGTCATCCTCTATGAGCTGCTGACCGGAGAGCTGCCCTACCCGTACCTGCGGGTGGATGAGCTGCGCGAGAAGGTGCTCTCCCCCGTGCCCGTCCCCTCGCTGCGCGAGCGGAACCCGGAGCTGCCCTGGGAGCTGGAGTCGCTGCTCTCCGTGGCCCTGGCCAAGGAGCCAGCCAGGCGCCTGCTGTCCGCCCAGGAGCTGCGCGAGGAACTGCGAGAGCTGGAGGAGCACCTGGAGGCCGGGCGAGGGGGGCGGCGCTCGGTGGCTCCCCAGCGTCGACAGGTGACGCTGGTGTCCTGTCGGGTGGCGGGGCTCACCGCGCTGGCCGAGCAGCTGGATCCCGAGGACTTCGGCGAGCTGGAGGCCACCTTCCACCGCGTGGCCTCCGAGGTCCTCCAGAAGCATGGCGGCTTCATCATCCTGTGCATCGGCGACGAGGTGCTGGCCTGCTTCGGCTATCCGGTGATCAAGGAGGGCGACTCGGAGTGCGCGGTGCGCGCGGGCCTGGAGCTACCCCATGCCGTGCTCGAGTCGCTCCGGGCGAAGCGTCCCCCAGGCCCGCCCCATCACCTGGCGGTGCAGGTGGGCATCGACACCGATCTGGTGGTGCTGGACGACATCCTCCCGGAGCTGCGGGGGCGCACCCCCACCATCCAGGGACAGGCCCCGCGCATCGCCGCGTGGCTGGCCCGGCAGGCCGGGCCGGACCAGGTGGTGCTCGGCCCCAGCGCCTACACCCTGGTGAAGCGCGCGTTCGACACGGTGCCGCTCGGGGCCCGCTCGTTCGATGGGCGGCGCACCCTGGAGGTCCATCGCGTGCTCCGCGCGCGCGTGGCGGTCATCCGCTTCGAGCGCACGCTCGCGGCGGACGGGAAGCTGAATCCCCTGGTGGGCCGTGAGCGCGAGCTGGGGCTGCTGCTCGATGCCTGGAAGCGGGCTCGCGATGGACACGGGAGCTATGTGCTCGTCAGCGGAGAGGCCGGCATCGGCAAGTCCCGCCTCCTGCGGGAGCTGCGCGACCGGGTGCTGTCGGAGAAGCCGCTGCTGCTGCGGCTCCAGTGCTGGAGCCAGTTCAGCACCAGCGCCCTGCACCCCGTCATCGAGACGCTGCAGCGGCTGTGGGGGCGCCCGGAGCTCTCGCCCCAGGAGAACCTCCGCGCGCTGGAGCAGCGGCTCGATGGGCGGGGCCTCACGCCGGTGCAGGTGGGGCTGATGGCCTCGCTGGTCTCACTGCCGGTGGCCGAGGACGCTCCGCACCTGCGCCTCACGCCACAGCGCCAGAAGGAGGAGACGATGGCGGCGCTGGCCGCCCTGATCGTCCACCAGGAGTGGGAGCGCCCACTGCTGATCATGGTGGAGGATCTCCACTGGGCCGACCCCTCCACGCTTCAGGTGCTGAGCTTCATGTCCGAGCTGGTGGAGAGGATGCGCCTGCTCGTGGTCCTCAGCGCCCGGCCCGACTTCCGCCCGCCCTGGGGGCAGCACCCTCACTCCGAGGTCATCCCCCTGGAGCGGCTGTCGGCGGACGACACCGAGCGGCTGGTGCAGGAGGTCGCGCGCGGGCAGCAACTGCCGGCCAAGGTGGTGACGCAGCTGGTGGCCCGCACGGACGGCATCCCCCTCTTCGTGGAGGAGATGACGCGGGTGATCCTGCAGGGCGAGCCGGCGGCGGCCATTCCCCTGTCCCTGCAGGAGGTGCTGCTGGCCCGGCTGGATGCGCTGCCACCCCGGCAGAAGCAGCTCGCGCAGCTGTGCGCGGTGGTGGGGCGCAGCTTCTCTCATTCACTGCTCGTCACCCTCACGGGCCTGGCCGACACCGCGCTGCGCAGGGATCTGGTGGGGCTGGTGGCCGCGGGCCTGCTCCAGCCCTGGGACGAGGAGGCCAAGCCCGGCTACCAGTTCCGCCATGCCCTCATCCAGGAGGCGGCCTTGCAGTCCCTGCCTCGCAGCGTGCGGCGGCAGCACCACCTGCGCATCGCCCAGGCGCTGGAGGAGCGCCCCGTGAAGCCGACGGGCCTCCTCGCCTACCACTACCTGGGAGCGGACGACGAGGCCAAGGGGCTGGAGTACACGCTGATCGCCGCGCGCACCGCCCGGCGCCAGTACGCCAACGACGAGGCCATCCACCACTACCACCGCGCCTTGGAGGTGCTCTCCCACCTGGAGCGCTCGCCGGGCGACGTGGTCCTGGACGACACGCGCCAGGTGATGCTGGAGCTGGCGCACACGCTCCTGCAGTCCGGCCACTACACGGCGGCCATCCAGATGTTCGAGCAGCGACTCCAGGGCGAGCACGCGGACGACGTGCGCGCGGAGATCCACGTGGGGCTGGGCCGCGCCTTCCAGGAGAAGGGCGAGTCGGACCGGGCCATCCAGGAGCTGGAGCGCGCGCTCAAGGTCATGGGACACGCCGCGCCGCGCACCCGGATCTCGCTGGTGGCGCGCACCGCGGCCCACTTCGGCCTCCACCTGCTGAGCCGGGTCTTCCCCTGGCTCCTGCGGCCCGTGCCGGCTCCCGAGCGGGCGCTCTTCATCAAGCAGCTCGACACGCTCATGGCGCTGATCCGGATCTACTACTTCGTGGATCTGTCCAAGCTCACCTGGGCCACGCTGGTGGCGCTCAACATGGCGGAGCGCGTGCACACGGAGTACGGCCTGAGCCTGGCCAACGGGTACTACGGCACCGTGCTGTTCGGCGCCGGGCTGCTCCGGCGCTCGCGGCGCTACCTCTCCCAGGCGCTGGAGCTCGGTCGGCGCTCGAAGGATCCGATGGTCGAGGGCATTGCCCTCAATCGCCTGGGCATCCACGCCCTGTTCGCCGATGATCTGGAGCGAGCCGCGAAGCTGGAGGAGGAAGCCATTGGCAGGTTCCGGCAGGTGGGCGAGCCGTGGGAGGTGCAGATCGCCACGATGATCCTGGCCACCAGCCACTTCCTGGCCGCGCGCTTCGAGAGGGCCGAGCAGCTCTTCCGGGAGATGGGCGAGCGGGGGCTGGCGCTCAATGCGATGATGCATCAGGGGTGGGCCCACTCGTGGGTGCCCATGTGCCGCTACCTCCAGGGAGAGGGCGACGTGGCGCGGCTCTGCGAGGAGATGGAGGAGGGGCTCGAGATCTCCGTTCACGTGGGAGACCTCGCCAACCAGTGCGCCGCGCTCAACCACCTGGCCAACGTCTACGTGCGCGAGCACCGGGTGGAGGAGGCGGCGCGGGTGGCCGTGCGCGCCTTCGACATCGTGTGGAAGTACCAGGTGCTGGTGCCCTTCCTGCAGGTCGGCCTGGTGGATGCGGCGGAGGCGGCCCTCTTCGCGCTGGAGGAGGGCGCTACCTCCGTGCCGCGCTCGAAGCTGATGCGCATCGTCCACCTGGGAATCTGGAAGGCGCGGATCCTGTCGCGCATCTACACGTACTTGAAGGGCCCGGTGCTGCGGGTGAGGGCCCGGGCGCTGAAGCTGCGCAAGGGCAGCGCCGCCGCCGAGCCCGTCTTCCTGGAGGCCATCTCCCTCCTGGAGCAGGGCCCGCACCGCTGGGAGCTGGGCGTGGCGTGCTTCGACGCGGCCGTCGCCCTGCCGCACCAGCGCGCCCGGTGGCTGGCCCGCGCCCGGGAGGTCTTCACCGAGATCGGCGCCAGGGCGGAGCTGCGCCGCGTTCAGCGCCTGGAGGGTGAGGCTCCAGAGGACTCCCGCGGCGCGGCCTTGCTGCACTGA
- a CDS encoding CcoQ/FixQ family Cbb3-type cytochrome c oxidase assembly chaperone: protein MYQQFYSGMNLTHLPLFSLLLFLGVFLGVVAHLFIARRSQDFETLALLPLAEQGESRQATGGTNHE, encoded by the coding sequence ATGTACCAGCAATTCTACTCGGGGATGAATCTCACCCACCTGCCGCTCTTCTCGCTCCTGCTCTTCCTGGGCGTGTTCCTGGGGGTCGTCGCGCACCTCTTCATCGCGCGGCGGAGCCAGGACTTCGAGACGCTCGCGCTGCTCCCGCTGGCCGAGCAGGGCGAGTCGCGGCAGGCCACCGGAGGCACCAATCATGAGTGA